A single genomic interval of Actinomycetota bacterium harbors:
- a CDS encoding abortive infection system antitoxin AbiGi family protein, with protein sequence MSDYVVHFTRSSCSASAYDVMLSILGSGMLRASGPYGIAATLAPNPDSQKVVCFSEAPLDVLDRIIRNRGPYGIAFSKDFIISRGGGSVWYVEPDSEAAAAVLEVILPSESSASPQNPAWSITPFIEFVGAGPNGPFRWEREWRHVGHLCFNQVEPSFLFIPEELHDAARAFFEDARAENLGPCYECKFLDARWERKRVLAELRA encoded by the coding sequence ATGTCGGACTACGTGGTCCATTTCACCAGATCGTCCTGCAGCGCCTCAGCGTACGATGTCATGCTCTCCATCCTTGGCTCCGGGATGCTTCGCGCATCTGGTCCGTACGGCATCGCCGCCACTCTGGCACCCAATCCCGACTCCCAAAAAGTCGTCTGTTTCAGCGAGGCACCCTTGGACGTCCTTGACCGAATCATCCGCAATCGAGGTCCTTACGGAATTGCGTTCTCCAAGGACTTCATCATCTCCAGGGGCGGCGGTTCGGTCTGGTACGTAGAGCCAGACAGCGAAGCTGCGGCAGCTGTCCTGGAGGTCATACTTCCTTCCGAAAGCAGCGCTTCCCCTCAGAATCCCGCCTGGTCCATCACGCCCTTCATCGAGTTCGTTGGTGCTGGGCCGAATGGACCATTTCGTTGGGAGCGAGAGTGGCGGCACGTGGGACACTTGTGCTTCAACCAAGTCGAGCCCTCCTTCCTCTTCATCCCTGAAGAGTTACATGACGCTGCTCGGGCGTTCTTTGAAGACGCGCGAGCAGAGAACCTCGGACCTTGCTATGAATGCAAGTTCCTAGACGCTCGGTGGGAAAGGAAGCGCGTGCTGGCTGAGCTGAGAGCCTAG
- a CDS encoding ribbon-helix-helix protein, CopG family: protein MKRTQIYLTEREHTAVKSIARRLGKTQSEVIRTAVDRFIDREEPANRLDLLRSARGLWSDRQDLPDADELRREWDRLDTGVDDQ from the coding sequence ATGAAGCGAACCCAAATCTACCTCACCGAGCGAGAGCATACGGCGGTCAAGTCGATCGCGCGGCGCCTGGGCAAGACCCAGAGCGAAGTGATTCGGACGGCAGTGGATAGGTTCATCGACCGCGAAGAGCCCGCTAATCGCCTAGACCTTCTGCGCAGCGCCAGGGGGCTGTGGAGCGACCGTCAGGATCTGCCCGACGCAGATGAGCTGCGCCGCGAATGGGACCGGCTGGATACCGGGGTTGACGATCAGTGA
- a CDS encoding DUF2188 domain-containing protein: MMPRQHVVRHKGEWAVRREGSSRVTETFDTQAEAIERGRTIARNQNAELVIHRPNGQIRDAESYGKDPFPPKG, from the coding sequence ATGATGCCTAGGCAACACGTGGTGCGGCACAAGGGCGAGTGGGCCGTCCGCCGCGAAGGAAGCAGCCGAGTGACGGAGACTTTCGACACCCAGGCTGAGGCAATTGAGCGCGGGCGGACCATCGCTCGGAACCAGAATGCCGAGCTTGTGATCCATCGCCCCAACGGACAGATCCGGGATGCCGAGAGTTACGGAAAAGACCCATTCCCGCCTAAGGGATAG
- a CDS encoding type II toxin-antitoxin system VapC family toxin, with the protein MTANRLLLDTDVIIEYLRGRDEAVRYIESLEGELYVSAITVAELYSGVRGSDEEAVLERFLDAFEVIPIDRALARLGGLCRQRWRPTHGTGLADAIVATSAESVGAVLVTFNKQHFPGAKDIIVPYTRS; encoded by the coding sequence GTGACGGCAAACCGCCTCCTCCTAGACACAGATGTGATCATCGAATACCTACGCGGTCGCGATGAGGCGGTTCGATACATCGAATCTCTCGAAGGCGAGCTGTACGTCTCGGCAATCACCGTCGCGGAACTCTATTCGGGCGTGAGGGGTAGCGATGAGGAGGCCGTACTCGAGCGCTTCCTCGATGCGTTCGAGGTCATTCCGATCGACCGGGCGCTCGCCCGTCTCGGCGGTCTGTGCAGGCAGCGCTGGCGGCCGACTCACGGTACGGGACTAGCTGATGCGATTGTGGCGACTTCGGCAGAGTCCGTAGGGGCGGTGCTGGTGACATTCAACAAGCAGCATTTTCCCGGGGCCAAGGATATCATCGTCCCATATACCCGCAGCTGA